Proteins found in one Spirochaetota bacterium genomic segment:
- a CDS encoding LamG-like jellyroll fold domain-containing protein — MKRVLLLLALIGSISTSTNATGDVIRFSSRGLDLHSVIMTTDSKGRDVFTLSDLTYAGSKPQITDLVLSFNSSFSHLAKDDTGKYHIHNSLYCDVERNGVLGGGGAHFYKVDHRVEILSARELWLGRCDDLGSFTIEFRLFPLSLADGAMLFSRVGYLSSEKNGIEIVLRGGRILVRMLKMFRDSSGRRYSVILNRGKELEKGEWHHFYISFDRISGKLVKCLNGVEEEVQYITKSGDPFIQVFEPSFACEDLPLAIIGENYTGYLDEFRISYRNIIDLEKETAIAYRNYKEVSVINRLPVNSEGSIQSPVYSFPSTGTSVTLFMWNEIIRKNTFIWMEFRISDNLFLMNDKNLKWYRIENNQKNIYLKRVGDEFLRGKYYQWRAHLIPSPDGKYSPSIYNIQLKYSVDTPPKTPIFLEVTRQGDRIVGLKWKKNVEHDIYGYKIFYGLKSGRYDGVIGYVKSNRITNSISKNKNYIEVDVTNMVIEENRHRYDDGIFSYPLLNNSVLYYFAISAYDSYKPDTIYNHESKLSNEVSARPFGGSEISQ, encoded by the coding sequence ATGAAAAGGGTGTTACTATTATTAGCGCTGATAGGCTCGATCTCTACTTCGACAAATGCGACTGGAGATGTAATAAGATTTTCGTCCAGGGGATTAGATCTTCATAGTGTTATTATGACAACTGATTCGAAGGGAAGGGATGTCTTTACGCTATCAGACCTTACTTATGCTGGAAGCAAGCCACAGATTACTGACCTTGTCCTCTCATTCAATTCTTCGTTCTCTCATCTCGCTAAGGATGATACCGGCAAGTATCATATTCACAACTCATTGTATTGTGACGTAGAGAGAAATGGTGTTCTCGGGGGTGGCGGGGCTCATTTTTATAAGGTTGATCATAGGGTTGAGATATTATCAGCTAGAGAGCTTTGGCTTGGCAGATGTGATGACCTTGGCTCCTTTACAATCGAATTTAGATTATTTCCGTTATCCCTTGCTGATGGCGCTATGCTCTTCTCAAGGGTTGGATACTTATCGAGCGAAAAGAATGGCATTGAGATTGTATTAAGGGGGGGGAGGATACTTGTTAGAATGCTAAAGATGTTTAGAGACAGTTCAGGAAGAAGATATAGTGTAATCTTAAATAGGGGAAAAGAGCTTGAAAAGGGGGAATGGCATCACTTTTATATAAGTTTTGATAGGATTTCAGGGAAGCTTGTGAAATGCCTAAATGGAGTGGAAGAGGAGGTGCAGTATATTACTAAGAGCGGTGATCCCTTTATACAGGTTTTTGAGCCATCCTTTGCATGTGAGGATCTGCCTTTGGCAATTATAGGCGAGAATTATACCGGATACCTTGATGAGTTCAGGATATCCTATCGCAATATAATAGATCTTGAGAAAGAGACAGCTATTGCTTATCGGAACTATAAGGAGGTGAGCGTTATAAATAGGCTTCCAGTCAACAGCGAGGGATCAATACAAAGCCCTGTTTATAGCTTCCCTTCAACAGGGACTTCTGTTACACTATTCATGTGGAATGAAATTATTAGAAAAAATACCTTTATCTGGATGGAATTTAGGATAAGCGATAATCTTTTTTTAATGAATGATAAAAATTTGAAGTGGTACAGGATCGAGAATAATCAGAAGAACATATACCTGAAGAGAGTCGGCGACGAGTTTTTGAGAGGGAAATATTACCAGTGGAGGGCGCATTTAATTCCATCACCTGATGGTAAATACTCACCATCAATATATAATATACAATTGAAATATAGTGTTGACACTCCTCCTAAAACCCCAATCTTTTTAGAAGTAACAAGACAAGGGGATAGAATTGTTGGCTTGAAATGGAAAAAGAATGTAGAGCATGATATTTATGGATATAAGATCTTCTATGGTCTTAAATCTGGCAGGTATGATGGTGTGATAGGTTATGTGAAGAGCAATAGAATTACTAATAGTATATCAAAAAATAAGAATTATATTGAAGTAGATGTTACTAATATGGTGATTGAAGAAAATAGGCATAGATATGACGATGGGATATTCAGTTATCCATTATTAAATAATAGTGTATTATACTATTTTGCTATAAGCGCATATGATTCATATAAACCTGATACCATATACAATCATGAATCAAAGCTCTCTAATGAGGTGTCAGCAAGGCCCTTTGGTGGTTCTGAGATTAGTCAATGA
- a CDS encoding CCA tRNA nucleotidyltransferase codes for MMIEIPENIREDIHELVKRFHKNGYECYLVGGSVRDLIMGKSVLDYDFATDAHPEEVMKIFRRVIPTGIKHGTVSVIIKGKSFEVTTYRSDGEYIDCRRPESVSFSKTLEEDVKRRDFTINGLAYDFINDEVIDFVGGIGDIERRVVRTIGNPILRFSEDGLRPYRACRFAAKLNFTIEEESFRSIEETLSIAKRVSKERIRDELIKLIATEKPSIGFEYLRKSGLLRLFLPELVNCYGVEQNKYHLYDIYYHSLYSCDAIPGVDPIIKLAALLHDIGKMTTKRMGDDADYTFYNHEVIGAKITKKIMKRLKFSNEEISRVSNLILNHMFHYIDEWTDGAVRRFMRKVALENLNDLFLLRLADRRGNGMRDGLPAPIHDLIKRIEKVIEDENAITVKDLDINGYVIMEEFKLKPGPQIGKILNGLLEMVLDCPEMNQRTILIKKAYEIYESLVEYDSSRQCRRIQ; via the coding sequence ATGATGATAGAAATCCCGGAGAATATTCGGGAAGACATACATGAGCTTGTCAAAAGGTTCCACAAAAATGGTTATGAGTGCTATCTTGTCGGAGGATCGGTTCGGGATTTGATTATGGGAAAGTCAGTATTGGATTATGATTTTGCCACAGACGCGCATCCTGAAGAGGTAATGAAGATTTTTCGAAGAGTAATTCCTACAGGTATAAAGCATGGAACAGTGTCTGTGATAATAAAGGGCAAATCTTTTGAAGTAACAACCTATAGGTCTGATGGTGAGTATATTGATTGCAGAAGACCTGAGAGTGTTTCATTCTCCAAGACATTGGAAGAGGATGTAAAGAGAAGGGATTTCACTATCAATGGACTTGCTTATGATTTCATTAACGATGAGGTTATCGATTTTGTTGGAGGTATAGGAGATATTGAGAGGAGGGTTGTTAGGACAATAGGCAATCCCATCTTAAGATTTAGCGAGGATGGGCTGAGGCCCTATAGGGCTTGCCGCTTTGCAGCAAAGCTGAATTTTACTATTGAAGAAGAATCCTTCAGATCAATAGAGGAAACGCTTTCTATTGCAAAAAGGGTATCAAAAGAGAGGATTAGGGATGAACTCATAAAGCTAATCGCTACAGAGAAACCATCCATTGGTTTTGAGTATTTGCGAAAATCCGGTCTGCTGAGACTCTTTTTGCCTGAATTAGTCAATTGCTATGGAGTAGAGCAGAATAAATATCATTTATATGATATTTATTATCACAGCCTCTATTCATGCGATGCCATTCCAGGTGTAGATCCAATAATAAAATTAGCTGCTCTCCTTCATGATATTGGAAAGATGACGACTAAGAGAATGGGGGATGATGCTGATTATACATTTTATAATCATGAGGTTATTGGAGCAAAAATTACCAAAAAGATAATGAAAAGGCTTAAATTCTCCAACGAGGAGATATCAAGGGTTTCCAACCTCATTTTGAATCACATGTTTCATTATATTGATGAATGGACTGATGGCGCTGTCAGGAGATTCATGAGAAAGGTTGCTCTTGAGAATCTGAATGACCTCTTTCTCCTAAGGCTTGCTGATAGAAGGGGAAATGGAATGAGGGATGGATTGCCCGCTCCAATACATGATTTGATTAAGAGAATCGAGAAAGTAATTGAAGACGAAAACGCGATCACTGTCAAAGATTTGGATATAAACGGATATGTCATAATGGAAGAGTTCAAATTAAAGCCCGGACCTCAAATCGGGAAGATTCTCAATGGATTACTTGAGATGGTTTTGGATTGTCCCGAAATGAACCAGAGGACAATCCTAATAAAAAAGGCTTATGAAATTTATGAGAGTCTTGTTGAATATGATAGTTCCCGCCAATGTAGAAGAATTCAATAA
- a CDS encoding TonB-dependent receptor, whose amino-acid sequence MISKISLILMLFFFLYNGHYLNADPTEALFTDESTIFDESSESSDNKEGKEISLPPIIVVSEHTMSTASDNTVRNRDFMNYPRRTASDLMRFIPGLYITQHTGGAKAHQIFLRGFDAEHGQDIAGFLDGIPINESSHVHGQGYLDLHFIIPECIEKIWVMKGPYDPRFGNFATAGVINFIPYKKRDFNYSADASSGNKKTVQGIAHLFKEWYGMNSYVVIEGDQTEGYTDPGKLQAGRGFVNQCIPISDKSELRILYAGYETSSEAADILPKKYIDAGLISRFDSLDDSNRVDVSRHILGLTYELSRRDIKARAQAYFNYKKTKIFSNYTFYYLNPEMGDQLEQNDSRHYAGLQGYLRKTNKVGNIKFNTEGGMSLRSDFIDQTQANTADRQRFNVINTYDFTETALGVYLDERITLAQWIKFIIGIRYDIIWLNGDGEQDIHEFDIYTNTVQTNHNNPVSFRTYSYAVSPKASAIFSPIRQVDIFLNYGQGLVSKEARHLAWEEDHTIPIVVGGEMGSRLRLWNGIVNCAASVWIAEKESESVFDSEFGTNIPKGESRRTGVDFENRISPWHWIYIGTDINYVRARFVQNNDPIPNMCELLITNVISIIHPCGFKGALRGRYLGKREHDLNYTSKSNYVTDLLTGYEIGHLSITLSIENIFNTKWYDSVFAYASRPFKNGAEAEGLHVTPGAPRMWQFRIGLKF is encoded by the coding sequence GTGATCTCAAAAATATCTTTGATTTTGATGCTATTCTTTTTTCTTTATAATGGCCATTACCTCAATGCAGATCCAACAGAGGCTCTTTTCACAGATGAAAGTACCATATTCGATGAATCATCTGAAAGCTCTGATAATAAAGAGGGTAAAGAGATTAGTTTACCACCAATTATAGTTGTTTCTGAGCATACCATGAGCACAGCATCCGATAATACTGTACGTAATCGCGATTTCATGAACTATCCAAGACGCACAGCATCAGACCTGATGCGTTTTATTCCAGGCCTGTATATTACACAGCATACCGGCGGAGCTAAGGCTCATCAAATATTCCTTAGGGGATTTGACGCCGAACATGGGCAGGATATTGCAGGTTTTTTAGATGGTATTCCGATCAATGAATCATCTCATGTCCATGGACAAGGGTATCTTGACCTGCATTTTATCATTCCAGAATGTATTGAAAAGATATGGGTAATGAAGGGGCCATATGATCCGCGATTCGGCAACTTTGCCACTGCCGGCGTGATCAACTTTATTCCTTACAAAAAGCGTGATTTTAACTATTCAGCAGATGCCAGCAGTGGCAATAAAAAGACAGTCCAAGGCATCGCTCATCTGTTTAAGGAATGGTATGGGATGAATAGTTATGTTGTGATAGAAGGTGATCAAACAGAGGGATATACTGATCCAGGAAAGCTACAGGCCGGACGCGGATTTGTCAATCAATGTATACCCATTTCAGATAAATCTGAGTTGCGTATCCTATACGCCGGATATGAAACCTCTTCTGAGGCAGCGGATATACTCCCTAAAAAATACATTGATGCTGGACTGATTTCACGTTTCGATTCCCTTGACGATTCAAATAGGGTTGATGTTAGTCGACATATTCTGGGATTAACATATGAATTATCAAGACGTGACATTAAAGCGCGTGCTCAAGCCTATTTTAATTACAAAAAGACTAAAATTTTTAGCAATTATACCTTTTATTACTTAAATCCTGAAATGGGCGATCAGCTTGAGCAGAATGATTCAAGGCATTATGCTGGGTTGCAGGGTTATTTAAGAAAGACTAATAAAGTAGGCAACATAAAGTTCAACACTGAGGGGGGCATGAGTCTGCGTAGCGACTTTATTGATCAAACCCAGGCAAATACAGCAGACCGACAGAGATTCAATGTTATAAATACTTACGATTTTACTGAAACTGCATTGGGCGTGTATCTGGATGAACGCATAACGCTTGCTCAATGGATAAAATTTATTATAGGCATTCGTTATGATATTATCTGGCTTAATGGCGATGGCGAGCAGGATATTCATGAATTTGACATATACACCAATACTGTTCAAACAAATCACAATAATCCGGTAAGTTTCAGAACTTATTCCTATGCGGTTTCACCGAAGGCATCCGCTATATTTTCACCTATTCGTCAGGTGGACATTTTTCTCAACTATGGCCAAGGTCTTGTATCTAAAGAGGCGCGACATTTAGCCTGGGAAGAGGACCACACTATACCAATCGTTGTTGGTGGTGAAATGGGATCGCGGCTTCGTCTATGGAATGGCATTGTTAATTGCGCCGCATCAGTCTGGATAGCCGAGAAGGAATCCGAAAGCGTGTTTGACAGTGAGTTTGGCACAAACATACCTAAAGGGGAAAGCCGTCGCACTGGGGTGGATTTTGAGAATAGAATCTCACCATGGCATTGGATCTACATTGGCACTGATATTAATTACGTTAGGGCACGCTTTGTTCAAAACAATGATCCCATACCTAATATGTGCGAGTTGTTAATAACTAATGTTATAAGCATAATACATCCCTGCGGATTTAAAGGGGCACTACGCGGACGTTATCTTGGAAAACGAGAGCACGATCTGAACTATACATCAAAATCCAATTATGTAACAGACTTACTAACGGGTTATGAGATTGGTCATCTTTCCATTACCTTATCTATCGAAAATATTTTTAATACAAAATGGTATGACTCTGTTTTTGCCTATGCATCACGTCCCTTCAAAAACGGAGCAGAGGCAGAAGGATTGCACGTAACGCCAGGCGCGCCAAGGATGTGGCAATTTCGGATTGGATTAAAATTTTAA
- a CDS encoding M48 family metallopeptidase, which yields MPGGKVVVYTGILPITKDETGLAVVMGHEVAHAIARHGNERMSQALLTQLGGVALLVALKEKPEKTKQLWMTAFGVGVQFGAILPYSRLQESEADHLGLIFMAMAGYNFNSAVSFWERMSELKGGKAPPELLSTYPSDKTRIRKITELLPEVMQYYKRSN from the coding sequence ATGCCTGGTGGGAAGGTGGTGGTTTATACAGGTATTTTGCCAATAACTAAAGATGAAACCGGATTGGCGGTTGTTATGGGACATGAGGTTGCTCATGCGATTGCGCGTCATGGGAATGAAAGGATGAGTCAAGCCTTGCTTACTCAACTGGGTGGGGTTGCATTATTAGTCGCGCTTAAGGAAAAACCAGAAAAGACCAAGCAGTTATGGATGACGGCCTTTGGAGTAGGGGTACAATTTGGGGCTATTTTACCTTATAGCCGACTTCAAGAAAGTGAAGCTGATCATTTAGGTTTAATATTTATGGCAATGGCTGGATATAATTTCAATTCAGCAGTTAGTTTTTGGGAAAGGATGTCTGAGTTGAAGGGTGGCAAGGCTCCGCCAGAACTCTTAAGCACTTACCCATCTGATAAAACAAGAATAAGAAAAATTACTGAATTATTACCTGAGGTAATGCAATATTATAAAAGATCAAATTAA